A genomic stretch from Sporichthyaceae bacterium includes:
- a CDS encoding acetate uptake transporter produces MAEVIHQRNVTGSAAPPQAEAASGQAASHQFICNAVPVGVGGFALTTFTLGLYTSGLLNPKGEVLVLALAAVYGGLTQFVAGLFALRRGDLFPAAFMTSYGAFWFSFVGLITYVVPHAGTAAPQAVTTFLCMWTVITLIFTVATLGTNWTVFLTFIVFDIAIILEDIGNGAGSVGIKHLGGYFEMLLAAMAWYIVMAEVVNETLKKDIFPLFPFKRPLLGNAT; encoded by the coding sequence GTGGCAGAAGTCATTCATCAGCGCAACGTGACGGGTTCCGCTGCGCCGCCGCAGGCCGAGGCGGCGTCCGGACAAGCGGCGTCGCACCAGTTCATCTGCAACGCCGTTCCCGTCGGGGTGGGCGGCTTCGCGCTGACCACCTTCACCCTGGGGCTGTACACCAGCGGCCTACTCAATCCGAAGGGTGAGGTCCTGGTCCTGGCGCTGGCCGCGGTTTACGGCGGGCTGACCCAGTTCGTCGCCGGACTCTTCGCGCTGCGGCGCGGGGATCTGTTCCCGGCGGCCTTCATGACCTCGTACGGGGCATTCTGGTTCAGCTTCGTCGGCCTGATCACCTATGTCGTGCCGCACGCCGGGACGGCCGCGCCGCAGGCGGTGACGACCTTCCTGTGTATGTGGACGGTGATCACCCTCATCTTCACCGTGGCCACGCTGGGGACCAACTGGACGGTCTTCTTGACGTTCATCGTCTTCGACATCGCCATCATCCTCGAGGACATCGGGAACGGCGCCGGCTCCGTGGGCATCAAGCACCTCGGGGGCTACTTCGAGATGCTCCTCGCCGCCATGGCCTGGTACATCGTGATGGCGGAGGTGGTCAACGAGACGCTGAAGAAGGACATCTTCCCGCTGTTCCCGTTCAAGCGTCCGCTGCTCGGCAACGCGACGTAG